TTACAAagtctttggaaaaaaacaaaactggctcacaaagaaaacaacacaaataaaTGGTGGTTGTGTACACCTCCAGGCCTGTAGGGGGCAGCCATGACAAATCGAATCTTGTATTGtacgttttaaaaaaaaggcactTCCTCCATATTCCCCATCAACTGTCATGTGCAGGTATCGTTCCACCTGGATCCAAATGACATTTCCTTTTCTGAGTGCCATTGTAATCGGCACCTGACAGTTATAGTGTCGGTTGTATCcttaacaaaaacaataaagagTTTGGACTCCAGTAATAGCAAACAGCCCGTCaagttttgcacgacgacaacaacaaaaaaaagaaagagcgacgcaaatattaataaataaaacctTTTGGAATAAGACCCTGGTTTGTTTGTAATCCCGTCTTCCAAAAAGCCATCATAAAAAAGCCTTTGTGCTCTGTGTGAGTTCTTTAAGGTGCTTTTGTAAACGGACgacggagattttttttttttcttttgtggggTCTGCGCTTCTTGTCGAGTGTGTAAACGCAGCAAAGTGGACAGGGGACCGGGAGCTGAGAAACACACTTGGGTGGCGTTGTgtaagtgtgtatgtgtttgtgtgcgtatgTCAAGATTGTTCACAAAAGCCCTGACGGATATTCCACTGGCCTGAGAAGTGCACTTGAGTGTGTGTACTCAACGGCAGCGTATTGCGACAACACCAACTAAAACAGTCTTTTCGCATGAAAAAGTGAACATATCCAATCATTTCGAGATGGATGAAGCAAGAATGACTTATTTTGGTAATTCGTTGAAATTCCACGCGTTAAGTGCCATTGACGAGAATAGACGTCAAAAACCGACACcgggctggcagtgaatgagttaacctTATTTTTCTAGGGTTATTGAAAAAAGTGAGTGTTTTGAAATGGGTGGAGCCATTGCGGcagcagaaataaaaaatatcaaatgCATGATAAGTTCCCGTGAGAATGTGAAAAGACTGTTATACAAATTTCAAGTAAACGTTCCATATTTTTCACGTCGTTTCATGATACTGAGCCTTTTTTTTGACGCCGCCAATACGCTTCCGAAGTACGCTTATGAGTGTgtgagcgcgtgtgtgtgttggcctAACAATTCCCTCGAGATTTCAGCCCTGTTTGGATAACCGCTCCAATTTTTTATCCCAGTAACACACCGGTCGTTAATGCCTCGAAAACACACACgcgctcacacacgcacacacagaaggAGTTCTGCTTCCTGTCCCGTGTGTTAGGTGAGGTTGCTGCTGATGTCCAGGGCTTGCTGGTACACCTGAGTCATGTCCTCCAGGTCCCCCAGCAACGAGAAGCTGCCATTGTCCTGCGGGGAGCCTTTGCTTCTGGGGCCGCGGCCGAACTTGGGGCCTTGGAGCGCGGCGGGCGGCGGTTGGAAGCTAGCGAAGTTGGCCAGGTGCAGCAGGTTCTCGGCCGACACGCACGCTCTGATGTTGGGGCGCAGGTGCGGCGTGGAGGGGTGCCACTCTGCCGACTTGACCGAGCCGCCGTCTTCCCCGACCATGCTGGACGGCCGACTCTGACTTCGCGACAGGCCCGAGTCGGCGGCGGAAGGGGGCTCGCCGAGGGCTCCTCCGGCCGCCAGGGCCGCCGCCGAGGGGGGGCCGCTGTAGGTGGAGTACTTGCCGTTCCGTTTCAAAATGCCCTTTCTTCCCATGGCTCTCTTGGGTGGCGAGGTGGCGAGCAGAGTCATGCTGGCTCCGCCCAGGAGCTCCGACGACTCGCTGCGCTCGGGCGAAGAGTAGTACCCTGATTCCCGCTGCTGGTTGTTCTTCAAGATGCCTTTTTTGGGCAGGGTGGGCACCATCTTTGCCGGCGAGCCTCCCCCAAAAGGCGTCTCTTCTTCTTCCCGATCTGGACTGGAGGCCTCGCCGCCGCCTTGCGCTTGCTCAGGCCCGGACGTCCGGCCCTCCTCGGCGCCGACCGACTGCTGCTCGCCCGCCGCTCTGGTCTTCAAGATGCCTTTGGGTCTCTTCAGTCCCGGTTTGTCTTCGCCGCCACCGTCCGCCTGTCCGCCTTCTTCTTTCTTAGACTTTTTGGGCCTCTGGCGCAGTAGCTGGGGCAAGGCGGCCGGACCGCGTGGCTCAGTGCGGTTCTGCCAGTCGATGAAGCGGGCCAGCATGGGCGAGCCGCCGCGGTCCCGCTGGGCGTCGCAGTCGCACACGCTGTTCTTCCAGCCCCAGTTGACCCACCAGTGATTGGCAATATCTTCCACGGTGGCTCGGCGCTCGGGGTTCACCATTAGCATCCAACGGATCAATCCCCGAGCATctgaacaaaaatgaaaaccgTTTGGAAACTATTTTGCAATCCCGCTGCGTCATCTCGACGTACCTGACGATTGCGTGGGCTCTTTGTAGTCGCCGTTGCTAATCTGGCGAATGAGGTTCTTGTGGTCGCCCCCGTCGAATGGCATGGTTCCGTACACCAGCGTGTACAACAGCACCCCCAGCGCCCAGCTGtccacctggagaaaaccccCGACAATTCCATTCCGTCACTCGCCGCCGCAAATCACGAAAAAACCCGCAAGTGCGTTCGTGACTTTGACGCTACCTACGCATGTGGAATGTTACGTTATGCAACGGCGACTTAGCGGTCGGTCTTGAGGGTGATTAATGACTCATggcattaaaataaatgttgtgGAAAGAACTCAGAACAGACCCCTTTGAGTTATGCACAGGAGATTACGTTAACAACAAGCGCTCCAATGGCTTTTCCGTACTCGCTAGTCGACCGAGAGAGGCCGCGATGCTTCACCGACACGTCTTTTGCACTTTTGAATGACAAACGCCGGCGTTCCGCTGGGAAATGGCTCCTTTCCATCCAGATAAATCCTTTCCTTTTTGCTCCCTACGTTGTGACCACCGCGGTTACATAAGACTTGCTGTGTGGAGGCGTGACGAGGTTACGAGCTGCTGATTAGCGACGTGACGGTGACGCGTCTGGTCAGCGTCGAGCGGGGGGGAGGGCGGAATCGAAAGGAATGTTCTCCTCTGGAGTCCCGATACAAGGTCAACAAAGAGGAAATTAGATAAGAGCAGTTAAGAGACTTCCTCCGAGGCTCTTGGTGTAcatggtgcatttttttttttgttgctatcGAGTCCGAGGGCCAACGAGGGCGCGCTCTATTGTTGTGTGCTATTTCTGACAAAACGCTCGCTCGCTGCAATTTGCGGCCTCAACCCGACCGTGGACGTGTAATTTCCAATCGAGATTGGACAGCGGTGGTTTTTTTAGGACTCTCAAGGAAATTATAGTGAATTACCCTCAAGTGGGAGCTTTTTGTTTTATCGAAGTGAAAGTCATTTAGGCTATAAAATGCTTTGGTGTGGTCACTCGGTCGGCATAGAATTCTTGTGACGTGAAATCTCTCTGGTCTCAATTGTTTGTGCTTCAGCAATAAATGCAGATTGATTCAATGGAAGTTAGCCAAAGATGGATGATACTGGAATTGTATTAGCCGTGTCCTGTTTTGCAGGCCTCCTCAAGAGATATTTTCATGTGACCGCCAGCGCTCTTTGATTCAATAGCGCTCATTCCAATCCAATTAGGCGGAAGGGAAGTTGAGCGGCGTACATATCCTCCGCTTTCTCACATCAAAAGAGGGAAGAGGACTGGACGGGTGCTAATCCCATCAAAGGAGTGCGAATCGGGCCTACCGTACAATTTGGCGACGAAGATGATTACAAAGGTGTTAACGAGATCCGCCGCCGGGAGCTAAGGACGGCGACGGAAAGTAGCAAACGCACTTGAGAGTCGGCGTCATTGGCGCTCACCTCCGGCCCGCGGTACGGCCTCCCGTTGACGATCTCGGGCGAAGCGTAGAGCGGGCTGCCGCAAAACGTTTGCAGCAGCTTGTCTTTGTGGTAGAGGTTGGATAGGCCGAAGTCagcaatctgtaaaaaaaatatatatatatattcatctgTCGCTCATAaatgaagagtttttttttttttttaaaggttactTTAAgatttctgtaaaaaaaaaaaatgttgccatttatCTGTCGCTCATAAAGGGATTTCTTTTTAAAGGTTACTTTAAtattactgtaaaaaaaaaatataataataatgccaTTTACCGGTCGCTCATAAattaagagctttttttttttttttaaagcttacCTTAATATTACAGTTTTCATCCAGTAGCACGTTTTCCAGTTTCAAATCCCTGTGCACCACTCCATTCTGAAAAGCAGACACGCAAGTCAATCATTAAAAAGAACCATTCTGTGCCATATTCCCCAAAGGCAAGCCCACTGACGCCATTACATCACCTAATTTCACCAGAGCTCTTATTCTGGTTGTTTAAAAACCCAAATACGAGCTGATTTGGGGTTTTGCGGGCGCTTACGTGGGTCTTGCGCAAGCAACGATATTGCCAAAATGTGGCTTTTTGGCAGGGTTAATGACAtcattgtaacatttcattgtgCCTTTAGAATTAAAGCTCAGCATTTCTCACAATTCACTTTTATCAAGTGATACTTTGGCCTAAAGTGAAACCGAGTCTCTCATTGTCTACTCGTGCTGACATCTGCTGTGGCTTTGTCACAAACAACTCCGGCGGCCTGTAATTTCAAGGCCTGTGTGTGAATCCTAAATTGAGGTCACGATCccagcggacggacggacggacgggccacATCTGCATGACACTGCCCGATTGGCTGATCCCGCCGAGATATATTTGCTCGCTGTGGCGGTGAGTCATGCTGCCCCGCCCGCTTTGCGATTATCTGGTAAGGATGAGAGATGATTCTTTGTGAGCGACTCCCCCTATCTGGGGGCCGTGACATCATCCTTATCTCCGGCTCAGGCACGACAGGAGGGAAGCCCGTCCAATCGAGGCCCGCCAATCCGCGGGGAATTACAGAGGTGCGGAAAACCCGATTTGACACGGGCGCGGCCGGTTTTAAATCCTCGGGGAGATCTCGGGCGGGTTTAGCGGGGTATCCTGGAACACCCACGGATGGTGTGTCAGATGAGGAAACTGGCCTGTGTTCCGTCTTCACTCCGAAACAGATGACTCTCTTGGTGGAGAGCGCCAAGAAAAGCATACAAAGCTTGCAGATGAACTGTCTATAACGTGGAGGTGAACGTTCCACACGGCGGAGCCTGAAAACCACATCCGGATGAAAACCTTCTTACCTTGTGGCAATGATGCACGGCGGAGACAATCTGCCGAAAGAAGTGTCGCGTCTCCCGCTCGCTCAGGCGCCGCCGCTCGCTGATGTAGTCGTACAGCTCGCCCTTGCTGGCGTACTCCATGACGATCAcgatcttgtctttgttctcaaACACTGAGGGGCGAGCACGAGACTTGGTCACAGTGTGTCCCccatattatataaatatattaactatacacgtatatatatataaaaatatatatattgaaataatgtaaaaataaaataaaaaaataaaatatatatatatatatataaatagattttttataaaatataaagataaatacaaatatatatatatacatatataaataaattttaaaaaatggaacAGAAGACTGGGTGACATTATCAACATGTCCAAAAGACGAAAACGCCTCTTCGGTGGGAATAGTGCACTTCTCCCAGTGAGCACCTCACGCGCCGTCTGGCCCATCAGAGTAAGGGAGGGCCTGTTAACTCAATCAAAAGCGCTCCTCGGGGACGGCGGGTCAGGGAAAAGAGACCCGCCAAAGGAGTTCTCAAACAAACTCTCGGCTGTTGTATCAAACGATGCCCTGGACACGTCACACTTCAACATCATGTCACCACATTTCTCAAAGCACTCCCACATTCCCCAACGAGGCATCTGATAGCCTCCTATGAAGGATtacacaataacgtgaaaaaacatTTCCAACTATTCGTGTGCATGAACTCATTAAGTGCCAAGAACGACTTAAGCCGTCCATTATCGCCAAAACGTGAACAATGAGTCTTCCATGCATGTGTTGGATACGATAAAAAGCAGCGTCAAGGTTTCTCCATCTGGCAGATCGTTTCAACTTGGTGACATCACCTATTAAGAGGATGAAAGTGGACGACTGGCAAGATGGCAATGTCTGCTCCATATTGCGGggcctgaattttttttttcccacacagcGGGGTCACCGGGGGTGAGGGGCTCGGCTTTCCCGCACCCTTGAGTGAGCACCTTCATAGcctgtcacccccccccccccccccccccctcctcctttttcttCCCGGGGTCCTTTTAAAGATATAATCCTCTGCAAAAACACACAGTTGCTGAGTGATGGTAATGCTCCCTGATTGACTGTCTGGACGCTGAGGAAGTCACAGACGGGatgtggaggggaggggggggctcgGAAGGGGGTGAGCAGATGGAGCCTTCTGATTGGCCGAGGAGAGTCGTGACCCTGTCTGACATGCACCGTGACCTGACCCCAGCAGAGTTGCTCTTGATGTGAACATTCTCAGCTTGCACTCCCGTTCACCTTTGACCTCCACTGCTGGACTAATTACCAGGCTTACGTAACGAACACTTAACTATCACTCAACTGGGCTTTGTTCACCTTATCCATACTGACTGATTGATTGGTGAAGTGTAAAAAAAACTgagaaacagatttttttttttaattctacaaCTTGAATAAGCAGCTTCCACTGTGCAGGGAAAAGTTCCATTACTTTGCAAAGCAATCTTTCAATCATTAATGGCTAACAAATAAATTCGATTTATTTTATGGTGGGGGAAACCATTTGTTATTATGCTATTAAAAGGCAAAATAAATTGATGCCAATTTGTAAGATTTGGATCATTTTTCAATAGCTCACACTGACATCCGAAGTCTTCACGACCGCAATACGAGCATTTGAGCAACACTAAGCGCTTAGAGTGGTTGTTTTACAAAAAGggaggaatggggggggggggggggggggtcactgaGGTACAACAAATCCTCTGTTGAAAGCGCCGTGCGGCAAGGGTGTGGTAAAACTCTGTCTTCGCACGCTCGGCTGCTCGGACTTTGCTTCATGGGCGGGAGCTCTTGGAAAGGCAAAATGCGGGGGCCTCGTTTACGTGGGCACACCAGCGCCTGCTGTGTTGTGGAGTCGCTCGGGGAAGTTTATAAAGCAGCTGCGCTTCAGTTCTTCAAACGACCGCCCGCCGGGTACGCCCCCATGACCAACCGCTGTTTGTTGTCGGCGCTCTACTGATAACAACTTTGCAACGCGACAAAAGGGACAGCGGTTGGACCAGTTTGCCGCTTGGCACACGAGCGGCTTGCCAGCCATTGTGCCGGGCCAGCTGTCAGTACAAATAGCCGCGGGTCACAAATCAAGCCGAAGCGCTTTGGCGACTTGTCGCATTTTGAAGGGATGATGAACCACGAGCGATATGTTGGAAAAAATTCAATGGGAATTGTTCGGCCTTTTTACACTGGCCATTAATTGCAATCTCCGCAGGCCAGGCAGTCAGGTCATTTTAGACACAAATATTATTCTATGCATTTTGACCTCATGGTAAATGTCGCTCAGGGTGGAGAATTTCAGACACGGCTCAACTCAGTGAAGGCTTTAACAGACACTGGAAAAGCCCCTCAAATTTCAAACGTCAGCATTTGTGTTTAAAAGCTGTTTTTCCACCCAATTCAGGAACGgctagcttaaaaaaaaaaaaaagatgctgttAAAATGCCAATATAAGCACTTTTTATACTGAGGAATAAGTGTGTTTTTACAAATATTCGTGGACTTAGCGTGACCTGTCTTGATGGTTTTAAAGAGTAGTAGATGGATGCTGACATGGCTCCAGGGAAGACTTAAGGTCTTTCCTCGCGGTTTCTTAGCATTAGCGGTGGATAGCAGTCAGACGAGGTGACTGGGGTCAATCCGACACACTCGCATATAGGAAGACGCACACGCAAAACGGGGCTCCACGTGCAACTTTCACAAGTGCAGTCTGGTTCACAGCTGCTGTTGTCTTTTAAGCGTCAGCAGATGTCTGGCCCGGAGATCAAGACCGAGGATGAGACCTCAGATGTGGGAGAGGCGATTCCTCGGAACGCGCGTGCGTGCACGTGCACACGAAGGCCGGCGAATGCCATCTAAACTTTCCGAGGCAGAGAAGATGAATAACAtccagaggttttttttttttcctaaatgaCATCTGCTTGGCAATGCTATGAGGGTGGACATGCGCGTTTGGTTTCATGTGTGTTGAAGCGTGCGTGGCAATTTGTTGCACACAAGTGTGCTCACCTTCGTATATGGAGATGATGTGCGGGTGGCGGAGCGATGACATGA
The window above is part of the Syngnathus typhle isolate RoL2023-S1 ecotype Sweden linkage group LG7, RoL_Styp_1.0, whole genome shotgun sequence genome. Proteins encoded here:
- the nuak1b gene encoding NUAK family SNF1-like kinase 1 isoform X2; amino-acid sequence: MSEMETAYLTPRRGASRSEPSRGQSCGGPSPLPNGRSPEETPTGGDGGRRNPGVKKHHHKHNLKHRYELLETLGRGTYGKVKKAIERHSGREVAIKSIRKEKIKDEQDMVHIRREIEIMSSLRHPHIISIYEVFENKDKIVIVMEYASKGELYDYISERRRLSERETRHFFRQIVSAVHHCHKNGVVHRDLKLENVLLDENCNIKIADFGLSNLYHKDKLLQTFCGSPLYASPEIVNGRPYRGPEVDSWALGVLLYTLVYGTMPFDGGDHKNLIRQISNGDYKEPTQSSDARGLIRWMLMVNPERRATVEDIANHWWVNWGWKNSVCDCDAQRDRGGSPMLARFIDWQNRTEPRGPAALPQLLRQRPKKSKKEEGGQADGGGEDKPGLKRPKGILKTRAAGEQQSVGAEEGRTSGPEQAQGGGEASSPDREEEETPFGGGSPAKMVPTLPKKGILKNNQQRESGYYSSPERSESSELLGGASMTLLATSPPKRAMGRKGILKRNGKYSTYSGPPSAAALAAGGALGEPPSAADSGLSRSQSRPSSMVGEDGGSVKSAEWHPSTPHLRPNIRACVSAENLLHLANFASFQPPPAALQGPKFGRGPRSKGSPQDNGSFSLLGDLEDMTQVYQQALDISSNLT
- the nuak1b gene encoding NUAK family SNF1-like kinase 1 isoform X1; the encoded protein is MSEMETAYLTPRRGASRSEPSRGQSCGGPSPLPNGRSPEETPTGGDGGRRNPGVKKHHHKHNLKHRYELLETLGRGTYGKVKKAIERHSGREVAIKSIRKEKIKDEQDMVHIRREIEIMSSLRHPHIISIYEVFENKDKIVIVMEYASKGELYDYISERRRLSERETRHFFRQIVSAVHHCHKNGVVHRDLKLENVLLDENCNIKIADFGLSNLYHKDKLLQTFCGSPLYASPEIVNGRPYRGPEVSANDADSQVDSWALGVLLYTLVYGTMPFDGGDHKNLIRQISNGDYKEPTQSSDARGLIRWMLMVNPERRATVEDIANHWWVNWGWKNSVCDCDAQRDRGGSPMLARFIDWQNRTEPRGPAALPQLLRQRPKKSKKEEGGQADGGGEDKPGLKRPKGILKTRAAGEQQSVGAEEGRTSGPEQAQGGGEASSPDREEEETPFGGGSPAKMVPTLPKKGILKNNQQRESGYYSSPERSESSELLGGASMTLLATSPPKRAMGRKGILKRNGKYSTYSGPPSAAALAAGGALGEPPSAADSGLSRSQSRPSSMVGEDGGSVKSAEWHPSTPHLRPNIRACVSAENLLHLANFASFQPPPAALQGPKFGRGPRSKGSPQDNGSFSLLGDLEDMTQVYQQALDISSNLT